The segment CTACGAGCACTTGCTGACGGAGGTGtacacgccgctgctgaacCGGATGCGCCACTGGGGAAAGAACACGGTGGACCAGAAGAACCAGTTCATTGTCAACCTGATGCAGTACGCGGACCGCGTGaatgagctgcagcagctgcaggacgaCACGCCGACGCTGGCCCCAGTGAACCAGGCAACGTGGAAGCATCTGCGGAGCGGCGGCGTCAGCAAGCGCGGCGGTACGAGCGACGCGACGGTAGTGGCCAGCCTAGCGCAGACCGTGGAGAGCTGGGTGCAGACAGTGAACGAAGCTGTGGCACGAGTGCCCAACTacgaggcggagctgcaggacgaGCGCGCTGGCCCGAAGACGGAGAAAGATCTGTGGAAGACGCGACTCGCCAAGTTGCGGCTGCTCGAGgaacagctgcagcacgtctCGGCCACACAGGCGGTGCAGTACCTCCGCGAGGCGCGCAACCCACTTGTGACGCAGTGGACGGAGATGGACACAAGCCTGACGGAGGCACTGGCGGAGGCACAGGAGAACGTCAAGTACCTGCAGTCGCTGGACACCTACTTCGATGTACTATACTCGTCCAACCTGCAGCGTATCATGACGATTATGCCGACGCTCATCACGAACATCCGCATGATGTACACCATCGCCCGTTACTACCCCACCCGCGAGCACATGACGGCGCTCTTCTTCAAGATCACAAACGAGATTGTCCTGGCATGCAAGCGCGCCATCAACCCGTCTGGCACCCGCTCGCGCATCTGGGACATGACGCACGATACCGCCTCACTGCAAGACCTGATTGGTCGCCTGCAGGCGAGCGCGAAGCTGAATGAAGTGTACATTAAGGAGTACCGCAAGGCGCAGGAGTACTTCCTCACCCACAGTGaagacagcggcggccgtcTCTTCGATTTTGACGAGCTGCGCTTTCTCGGTCACTTCAATCTGTTCGCTAAGCGCGTGGACAAGCTCATCACTGTCTTCCGCAAGGTGGAGCAGTTTCGCCTGCTCAGGAGCTTCCACGTAGATCAGATGGCGAGCCTGCTGCCCCGCTTCGACGAGTACCTCGGCCACCTGCGCGGCAAAACGACAGACATCCTCGACGTGCACGACAACAATAAGTTTGACGTGGAGTTCAAAGTTTTCGAGAGTCGTCTGTCAGAGCTGGAGACGTCGATGCAGGTCGCCATCAACTCCTCCTTCGAGAATATTACGTCTACCGACAATGCCCTGCTCTTGCTGAAGAAATACCAAAAGATCCTGCAGTCCGAGACATTCGCGGCGGACCTGGAGTCGAAGTACCTTGTCATCTTCCATAGCTACGGCATGGAACTGGAGAAGGATCAGAAGACATATGAGCGCTACAAGGAGAATCCGCCGATGGCTCGCCACATGACACCGGTTGCCGGCGCTATCAGCTGGTCGCGCCAGCTTCTGCGCCACATCAAGGAGCCAATGGACAAGTTTAAGACGAACCGCACCATCATGGCGAACACGAAGGACAGCAAGAAGGTGATCCGGACGTACAACAAGGTGTCAATCGCCCTGCTGGAGTTCGAAGCAATTTGGCTGGACGCGTGGAAGCGCTCCATCGAGTCGAGCAAGGCGGGCATGAGTGCAACGCTGCTCGTGCGTCACGACGGTCGGCTGTACGTCAACTTCGACAGCGAGATTAACCAGCTTATCAAGGAGACACGCTCACTGATGCTGCTCGGTGATGTCGATGTCCCGCCGGCCGCCAAGTCGCTTCTCATGCAAGAGCAGAAGCTAAAGGTCTTCTACAACGAGCTGACCTTCCTCGTGAAGGAGTACGAGCGTGTCATTGGCCGCCCTGGCGAGTCGAGGCGGTGCGCTATCATCGGCATTACCCGCCCTCTTCTGCAACCAGCCATCCAGCGGCTCGACGCGATCATTCGGCCTGGCGAGACCACACTGACGTGGACCTCGATGAATGTTGACACCTACCTGGAGCGCGTCCGCAACGCCATCAGCGATCTGGATCACCTGGTGAGCAAGGTGAACGAGACGGTGGCGCACCGCATCCAGTCAAACCTCAAGGCGGTGTCGTCAACGCTGCTGGTGAACCTTTTCGAGGAGCACGTCTCACTGGACCAGTTCGTGCAACTGCAGGAGCGCCATATTCGCCAGCAGTGCGAGGTAATGAACGTCAAGAACCGCGAGGTCGAGAGCGCCGTCGACGACGTTGTGGAGCTCATCGTGCGTTACAACATGGCGAACGCGCAGCAAGGCGTCGTGCAAACCGGTGGCACCAAAGGAAGTCCCTGCAGCATAGACCGTGGTGCCCCGACGTCGACGGAGATGGCGCCCGCGACGGGCGTCAACAAGTCCGTGATGGCTACGGATGCGATGGATGGCATCACCCAGGAGAAGGTGCGGGTACTGAAGGGACACTTTCACCGCCTCACGTTCAAGGCCATTCTGACCTGCACGACGCGGTCGCTAAATCTGCTAAAGAAGCGGGTCGGTACGCACAACCGTGTCGCCTTCCTTTTTTCGGAGACGCCTCTCTTCGACGTTgatgtgcagctgctgagcgcgGAGCCGTACCTGGTTCTGAGCCCCTCGCTCGACGAGGTGCAACTAACGATCAACCAGTgtgcgacggcggtgctgtcgtgcagcAAGTACATGACGCGCTGGCACTATTTCGATGAAGAGGGCGCGAGCTTCTACGAAGAGATCGCGCGAAACAGGGAGGTGGTGAAGGTGGTGCTGTTGCTCACGGGTAGCGTGCATGGGCTCAAGAAGCAGGTCATGGAGTACCTTGGTCATTTCTGCAAGTATGAGGCTATCTGGAAGGAAGACAAGGACGAGGCCTACGAGGGCTTCCTTCATGCAAACCCGACGCTAGACGACTACGAGGCAAAGCTTAGCGAGTACGTGGCACTGGAACAGGAGGTGAAGAGCCTGGCCCCGTGCTTCAACGTTGGAAGCCTCGCTCTGCAGAAcaagccgctgcagctggagctgctgcagcgcatctcCGAGTGGAAAGAGGTGTACATCAACAAGCTCTACGCTCAGGCGCAGCGTCAGCTCGACAGTCTCACTCTGAGgatggaagaggaggcgcatCAGCTGCAGATGCCGATTCCTGACCAGGACAAGCTGGAGGACCTGCGCGTGCTGATGAACACCCTGCGCGACATCCGCGACCGCGAGTCCGTCGTCGAGTTCCAGTTTCTACCGGTGCAGCAGTCGTACGCCCTCCTGCAGCGGTACACGTCGATCATCCCGAAGGAAGAGACGGACCGCGTCGAGGATCTGCGCATCAAGTGGCGCAAGCTGCAGAAggcggcacagctgcggaCGGACGACATCAACAACATGCAGCACGGCTTCAAGAAGGGCCTGACACAGGAGGTGCAGAAGTTCGGGGCGGAAGTGGTCGCGTTCCGAAACGACTATGACTCGAGCGGGCCGATGGTGGAGGGCCTGCCGCCGCAAGAGGCGATGGAGCGTCTGAAGCGGTTCCAGCGCCAGTTCGATGACAAGTACCGGAAGTGGATGACGTACATGGCGGGTGAGGAGCTCTTTGGACTACCCGTGCACAAGTACCCAGAGCTGGTGAAGACGAAAaaggagctggagctgctggatAAGCTCTACACGCTCTACATCAACGTGCTGCAGAAGGTGAACGGCTATAACGACATTCTGTGGTGCGACCTCGATTTTGACGCCGTGTGCGAGGAGGTCAGCGTATTCGTCAACCAGTGCAAGCGCCTTCCCAAGTCGTTGCGCGACTGGGACGCGTACGTGGAGCTCAAGACGATCCTCGACAACTTCATGGAGCTGCAGCCCGTCATCCAGGAGCTGAAGAGCcctgcggtggtggagcggcactggcaggaAATAATGAAGGTCTCTGGCCACAAGTGGCGTACCGACCCCGACGTGTTCAAGCTGCAGGACCTCGTAGACGCGAATCTGCTGGTCGCTGCGGAAGAAGTGGTGGATATTGCGACGTCCTCAGCGCGCGAGGCGGAGATTGAGGCCAAGTTCCGCGCTCAGGAGGCGCTCTGGAAAGACCAGGAGCTGCACTTCAGCGAGTTCAAGCACCGCGGCCCCATCATTCTGAAGGGTGATGACACTACTGTCATTCGCGAAGCGCTCGAAGAGTCGTCGTTAGCCGTCAACTCGATGCTCTCCTCACGCTACTGCGCCTTCATGCGCGAGAACATTCAAGGCTTCCTGCAGAAGCTGGTGAAAGTAAGCGAGACAATCAGTCTGTGGACAGAGGTACAGTTCACGTGGCAGTATCTCGAGGCTGTGTTCGCCGGCGGCGACATCATGAAGCAGCTACCGCAGGAGGCGAAACGCTTTGCCATGATTGACAAGCAATGGCAGAAGATCATGAACAAGGCGAACGAGACGCCCAACGTGATTGTATTTTGCTACGAgaacgagctgctgcagagcctgCCAACGCtcaaggagcagctggacGAGTGCCAGCGCAAGCTTTCCCTCTACCTGGAGCAGAAGCGCAACCTCTTCCCGCGCTTCTACTTTGTGTCCGacacggtgctgctggagattCTCTCGCAGGCGAGCGACCCACAATCGATCCAGCCACACCTGGCCTCCATCTTCGATGGGGTGTCCGCCGTCACGTTCGAGCGTGTGAAGCCAAAGGCGGCTGGCGCGCAGCCTTACTACCAGGTGGTGGAAATGATCTCGGGCGAGGGGCAGGTGCTGGCCATGCACGAGCCCACCCCATGCGTCGGGAACGTCGAAGACTGGCTGACGCGTCTCTGCACGGGCATGACGAGGACAGTACGCGAAGTGGTGAAGGCGAGTGTGACGGagctgccggcgctgctcacCAACACGGCCTATCTCGGCACGATCATCGATCGCTACCCCGCGCAGGTGGCGCTTCTGATGCTGCAGCTGTTTTGGACCGCCGATATGACGGAGTGCATCCACCGTGGTGTGATGCGGGCGCGGGGCAAGGAGGCCGTCGCTGCCCGCTCGAAGTGCGATGCAGTCAAGAACTTCCTTGTGAACATCACCACGTCGCcggagctggagaagaagccgCTACGCATGCGCACAAACATTGAGACGCTCATCACGATTCAGGTGCATCAGCAGGAGGTCTTCATGGAGCTGCAGAAGGCCAGTATCAAGGACATCACACACTTTGACTGGCTCAAGCAGGCGCGCTTCTACTACCGCCCGGAGCGGGACGCAACGATCATCTCCATCGCCGATTCCGACACAGAGTACTGCAACGAGTACCTTGGCGTCAAGGAGCGCCTCGTCATCACGCCGCTGACGGATCGCTGCTACATTACGctgtcgcaggcgctggccATGTACATGGGTGGCGCACCAGCTGGCCCCGCCGGTACCGGCAAGACAGAGACGACAAAGGATCTGGCACGCACGTACGGCAAGTTTTGTGTCGTCTTCAACTGCTCCGATCAGCTAGACCGCCATGCCATGGGCAAGATTATTCGCGGTCTGTCGCAGGCGAACGCGTGGGGCTGCTTCGATGAATTCAACCGTATCGACCTTCCCGTGCTCTCCGTtgtggcgcagcaggtgagTTGCGTTCTGCAGGCGCTAAAGCAGCACAAGGAAAAGTTTATCTTCATTGACGGGCAGGTGACGGACTTGATGCCCGGCGTCGGCTTCTTCATTACGATGAATCCCGGTTACGCTGGTCGCCAGGAGCTGCCGGAGAACCTGAAGATTCTCTTCCGTGGTGTGACCATGATGGTTCCAGATCGGCAGACGATCATGAAGGTGAAACTTGCCTCGCAGGGGTACAGTCAGGATGACCTCCTCAGCAAGAAGTTCTTCATTTTGTACAAGCTGTGCGAAGAACAGCTGTCGAAGCAGCGCCACTACGATTTTGGCCTTCGAAATATTttgtcggtgctgcgcacggctggtgcggtgctgcgccgcagccccgggaaggacgaggaggaacTCTTTATGCGCACCCTGCGAGACATGAACCTGTCGAAGCTGGTCTTTGAGGACATTGACCTGTTCGACTCGCTGCTCCGCGACATGTTTCCTGGCCGCCAGTTCGTGAAGGGCACGCACCCGGAGATTGAAACGGTTATGaagaaggtggtggaggagaagggacTCATCTACTGGACGCCGTGGGTCAgcaaggtgctgcagctgtacGAGACGAAGCTTGTGCGACACGGCATCATGGTCGTCGGCCCCGCTATGTGCGGTAAGACGCAGTGCTACGACGTTATGACGGATACACTGTCGCGCACGACGGtgccgcaccagcagctgcgcatgaaCCCTAAGGCCATCACGGCGCCGCAGATGTTCGGCCGCGTCGATGTGGCAGGTGACTGGCACGATGGCGTGTTCTCGTCCTTGTGGCGCCAGGCAGTGCGGAatgcaaagaagaagaataTCTGGATTGTCTGCGATGGGCCGGTAGATGCCATCTGGATCGAAAACCTGAACACCGTTCTGGACGACAATAAACTGCTGACGCTCGCGAACGGCGACCGAATTCAGATGAGCGACACGATGAAGTGCTGCTTCGAGGTCGAGAACTTGGCGAACGCCTCCCCGGCTACTGTGTCTCGCGCTGGTATTGTGTACATCTCCGACGTCATTCTCGGTTGGATGCCAGTGCTGGAGTCGCGGCTGCGCGCCACAATGAACGCGGATGGACAGATGCTGCCTCGGGACGTGGTGAAGCGCTGCCACCCGCAGCTCGCCGAGAAGCTGCTTGCCATCTTTCTTCCCATCAACCCGGAGACGAACACAGTGCCGGAGAGCTGCATCACGAACAAGATCGCCGAGTTCTACAGTCGCGAGTGCACGGTAGTGATGCGCACGTCGGTGGCCCACCTTGTCGAGAATGCGTTCCACCTCGCTGTTGCTCTCGGCGACGAGATTGGGGATGGCGCCGCCGTatcgcagcagctggcggagaaGATCTTCTGGTTCTCCATGTCGTGGTCCTTTGGTGGTAcgctggagctgcaggaCCGGTCAAAGTTCGACCAGTTTGTGCGCAGCAAGTTCTCcgcactgccaccgctggcCGAGGGCCAAATCTTTGACTTCTTGCTGAACTGCAAGACAGGTGAGTGGGAGCCGTGGTCACACTACCTTGAGCAGTGGCGATACCCAGGCGACGACCGGCTCGACTTCTCCTCGCTGTTCATCCCGACCGCCGACTCGGTGCGGTTGCACTACCTCGCTAAGTGCAACTTCCTGCAGAACCGCCCCACACTCTTCATCGGCGTCAGCGGTACAGCCAAGACGGTCACGGTGGAGCAGTTCCTCGGCAGCATTAAAGCGCAGGACGAACAGAGCAACTTCCGAAAGGTGAACTTCTCCTcgatgacgctgccgcagaaCTTCTACAACACGCTGGAGGACATgacagagaagaagatgGGCTCGAACTACGGCCCGAAGAACTACGAGCGACTCACCGTCTTCATCGATGATATCAACATGCCAGAGATCAACGAGTGGGGTGACCAGATCACGAACGAGATTGTGCGCCAGGTGGTAGAGATGAGCCAGGTGTACGACCTCAGCAAGCCAGGCATACGCCGTGAATTCAAGGGCCTGGTGTTTATGGCCGCTATGTCGCACCCGTCTGGCGGCAAGAACGACATCCCAAATCGGCTGAAGCGGCACTTCACGGTGCTGAAcatgccgctgccggaggaAGCGAACATTCAGCAAATATTTGGCACCCTCTTCGAGGGTCGCTTCTGCAATGAGAACTACGCGCAGAGCGTCCAGGACATAGCGCGCATGCTGACGAAGATGTCTATCAGCTTCTGGGAGGCGATGGGAAAGCGCATGCTACCCACGCCTGACAAGTTCCACTACTTCTTCAACCTGCGCGACCTCTCGCACATCACGCAGGGCATCATGCTGACAGGCATGCACTCCGACCCTGACCGACCGGAGAAGCGCGCTCAGAGCAAGCCGTGGGAGACGATCACCGACGCTGTGACGCTACTGCGCGTGTGGAAGCACgagtgcgcgcgtgtgtttAGTGACAAGCTCAACAGCGTCAGCGACAAGCGCTGGTTCGACGAGAACATCCAGAACTGCATCCACGACCATCTGTCGTCGACGCCGTACAAGGACCTGGCAGAGCTGGTGCGGGAGCCGGTGTACATGGCGAACTTCATGCGCGACCCCATCATGGACCCCGAGACGGGCGAGCAGATGGAGCCGGCGCCGCGTATTTACGAGGTGGTGCCGTCGATGGACTCCGTGTTGGAGCGCCTGATGAAGTCGATGCAGGCCCACAACGAGACCCCGGCTGGCCGCGTGAAGAAGCTGAATCTTGTCCTTTTCGAAGCCGCGCTGAAGAACGTGTGCCGCATC is part of the Leishmania braziliensis MHOM/BR/75/M2904 complete genome, chromosome 25 genome and harbors:
- a CDS encoding putative dynein heavy chain, whose protein sequence is MEDPQVAALAAQPGSASEVNRLVRSDLRHHYVFSRLKDFLSNGDATKADELTRQLDRNFTDGSANFMIVHDLLQGTGANTLLFTYQPVSASAAADVVAAPAAATAADAKAVNNGGAGAASDAPATTSDGGSVEDVLQVLDPTKSSIQHITKRFVYVMRANTGTPINGKDLTQAVQEVSMGVMGANVLTSYEHLLTEVYTPLLNRMRHWGKNTVDQKNQFIVNLMQYADRVNELQQLQDDTPTLAPVNQATWKHLRSGGVSKRGGTSDATVVASLAQTVESWVQTVNEAVARVPNYEAELQDERAGPKTEKDLWKTRLAKLRLLEEQLQHVSATQAVQYLREARNPLVTQWTEMDTSLTEALAEAQENVKYLQSLDTYFDVLYSSNLQRIMTIMPTLITNIRMMYTIARYYPTREHMTALFFKITNEIVLACKRAINPSGTRSRIWDMTHDTASLQDLIGRLQASAKLNEVYIKEYRKAQEYFLTHSEDSGGRLFDFDELRFLGHFNLFAKRVDKLITVFRKVEQFRLLRSFHVDQMASLLPRFDEYLGHLRGKTTDILDVHDNNKFDVEFKVFESRLSELETSMQVAINSSFENITSTDNALLLLKKYQKILQSETFAADLESKYLVIFHSYGMELEKDQKTYERYKENPPMARHMTPVAGAISWSRQLLRHIKEPMDKFKTNRTIMANTKDSKKVIRTYNKVSIALLEFEAIWLDAWKRSIESSKAGMSATLLVRHDGRLYVNFDSEINQLIKETRSLMLLGDVDVPPAAKSLLMQEQKLKVFYNELTFLVKEYERVIGRPGESRRCAIIGITRPLLQPAIQRLDAIIRPGETTLTWTSMNVDTYLERVRNAISDLDHLVSKVNETVAHRIQSNLKAVSSTLLVNLFEEHVSLDQFVQLQERHIRQQCEVMNVKNREVESAVDDVVELIVRYNMANAQQGVVQTGGTKGSPCSIDRGAPTSTEMAPATGVNKSVMATDAMDGITQEKVRVLKGHFHRLTFKAILTCTTRSLNLLKKRVGTHNRVAFLFSETPLFDVDVQLLSAEPYLVLSPSLDEVQLTINQCATAVLSCSKYMTRWHYFDEEGASFYEEIARNREVVKVVLLLTGSVHGLKKQVMEYLGHFCKYEAIWKEDKDEAYEGFLHANPTLDDYEAKLSEYVALEQEVKSLAPCFNVGSLALQNKPLQLELLQRISEWKEVYINKLYAQAQRQLDSLTLRMEEEAHQLQMPIPDQDKLEDLRVLMNTLRDIRDRESVVEFQFLPVQQSYALLQRYTSIIPKEETDRVEDLRIKWRKLQKAAQLRTDDINNMQHGFKKGLTQEVQKFGAEVVAFRNDYDSSGPMVEGLPPQEAMERLKRFQRQFDDKYRKWMTYMAGEELFGLPVHKYPELVKTKKELELLDKLYTLYINVLQKVNGYNDILWCDLDFDAVCEEVSVFVNQCKRLPKSLRDWDAYVELKTILDNFMELQPVIQELKSPAVVERHWQEIMKVSGHKWRTDPDVFKLQDLVDANLLVAAEEVVDIATSSAREAEIEAKFRAQEALWKDQELHFSEFKHRGPIILKGDDTTVIREALEESSLAVNSMLSSRYCAFMRENIQGFLQKLVKVSETISLWTEVQFTWQYLEAVFAGGDIMKQLPQEAKRFAMIDKQWQKIMNKANETPNVIVFCYENELLQSLPTLKEQLDECQRKLSLYLEQKRNLFPRFYFVSDTVLLEILSQASDPQSIQPHLASIFDGVSAVTFERVKPKAAGAQPYYQVVEMISGEGQVLAMHEPTPCVGNVEDWLTRLCTGMTRTVREVVKASVTELPALLTNTAYLGTIIDRYPAQVALLMLQLFWTADMTECIHRGVMRARGKEAVAARSKCDAVKNFLVNITTSPELEKKPLRMRTNIETLITIQVHQQEVFMELQKASIKDITHFDWLKQARFYYRPERDATIISIADSDTEYCNEYLGVKERLVITPLTDRCYITLSQALAMYMGGAPAGPAGTGKTETTKDLARTYGKFCVVFNCSDQLDRHAMGKIIRGLSQANAWGCFDEFNRIDLPVLSVVAQQVSCVLQALKQHKEKFIFIDGQVTDLMPGVGFFITMNPGYAGRQELPENLKILFRGVTMMVPDRQTIMKVKLASQGYSQDDLLSKKFFILYKLCEEQLSKQRHYDFGLRNILSVLRTAGAVLRRSPGKDEEELFMRTLRDMNLSKLVFEDIDLFDSLLRDMFPGRQFVKGTHPEIETVMKKVVEEKGLIYWTPWVSKVLQLYETKLVRHGIMVVGPAMCGKTQCYDVMTDTLSRTTVPHQQLRMNPKAITAPQMFGRVDVAGDWHDGVFSSLWRQAVRNAKKKNIWIVCDGPVDAIWIENLNTVLDDNKLLTLANGDRIQMSDTMKCCFEVENLANASPATVSRAGIVYISDVILGWMPVLESRLRATMNADGQMLPRDVVKRCHPQLAEKLLAIFLPINPETNTVPESCITNKIAEFYSRECTVVMRTSVAHLVENAFHLAVALGDEIGDGAAVSQQLAEKIFWFSMSWSFGGTLELQDRSKFDQFVRSKFSALPPLAEGQIFDFLLNCKTGEWEPWSHYLEQWRYPGDDRLDFSSLFIPTADSVRLHYLAKCNFLQNRPTLFIGVSGTAKTVTVEQFLGSIKAQDEQSNFRKVNFSSMTLPQNFYNTLEDMTEKKMGSNYGPKNYERLTVFIDDINMPEINEWGDQITNEIVRQVVEMSQVYDLSKPGIRREFKGLVFMAAMSHPSGGKNDIPNRLKRHFTVLNMPLPEEANIQQIFGTLFEGRFCNENYAQSVQDIARMLTKMSISFWEAMGKRMLPTPDKFHYFFNLRDLSHITQGIMLTGMHSDPDRPEKRAQSKPWETITDAVTLLRVWKHECARVFSDKLNSVSDKRWFDENIQNCIHDHLSSTPYKDLAELVREPVYMANFMRDPIMDPETGEQMEPAPRIYEVVPSMDSVLERLMKSMQAHNETPAGRVKKLNLVLFEAALKNVCRISRGLSLPRGNLLLVGVGGSGKQSLARLAAFVNGQDYATLTISKGFGVNQLFDSIREQYISAATKKPVTMLFTDNDIKQEVFLEYINSFLSNGEIAGLFASDQRDSAINDIRPIMKKDPYAKFEDMSESLWKYFIGRVRERLHFVLCFSPVGDRFRTRARKFPALISSCIINWFFPWPRQALLDVSSRTIENFEMATEDKHKKALVELMAEIHLLMLERSEEYLARYRRSVYSTPKSYLSFIESYTNVYAKKFNELNDEAKKINNGLKKLHQAAEDVRVMRTQLQEKEVLLSDKRKETEALVKEIEVRTAEAEKKRVEVEIVKEAVAHDAAIVAHGEAEAKKDLEAAEPALIEAIESLNSITSADFVTLKKLANPPALIKRIFDAVSILLHRPLQVPGSELVKGALWITDSWDFSGRQLASDTNTLEVLRNFGESKKDLINEETCELLLPYLWMDGFTADAARKACGNVAGLCTWVSSMYKYINIAKEVAPKKEALRIATIQLRAANKKKEEQEEELARVTAEVQAYNAQLADENAKKQALEEDASRTKQRMESANGLIDALSGERERWTQQSNEFKTLIDRLVGDVALSCAFISYCGPFNSEFRNQLLYDYFYPKCKQLNIPVTPDLNIVKFLVDETTIADWQLEGLPADSHSVQNAIMITTSSKYPLMIDPQGQALNWVRKRTEKQQNRVVQMNDRTFSNSLQEQLDQGRPLIIENIPEEVDMMLDPVLERQVVRSGKTLLMKINGEDMTYNEKFSLFMTTKLPNPSFTPELFAKCLVIDFTVTMEGLEQQLLSQVVSREKAELNEESAKLSEDINSNEKRRKNLEDRLLKQLSESKGNLIDDVELISTLQETKDASAEIAEKLATAMETKKRIAGAREEYRPVACRGAVLYFLVVQMSLVNHMYQTSLVQFNGIFDSSILKSDHHPVTAKRIQCIIDYFTLSVFKYVIRMLFSKHKLLFVLLLACKIEVKAGRLDPVAFEALLKGGGGVQVDRAKPFNWLKDKAWANVMAIAQQVPRVFKQLPDLIMRNEQQWRPYIESDNMETLPVPDINEKMNAFERLLLVRALREDRTMLAAAQYISVSLGKIFAEPQQLELVDVVEETTGLTPIVFLLSQGSDPTTLIEASAKKLKKKIYPISMGQGQEEAAMNIVTSAWQNGDWALLQNCHLGLPFLLQLEERLRVQMMPAQAGEKKAEIHEEARIWVTSEPHTSVPIGLLQMSIKLTNEPPQGIKAGLIRTYSWMSQDYLEMFRRPEWRPMLFAQCFLHSVVVERRKFGPIGFSVPYEFNQGDWTASVQFLINHMTTIGEQLRNPVNRDTVCYMVADIQYGGRITDNNDRALFKAITEFLYDVHITNPDKCKDGKDMTEFYPNYGIPLFDDINKHREFIRETYPDVDTPEAFQMHPNQDITYRTRQAQEVLATILDVQPRGASTTGGVTREDKVISMAESYLKLLPSDWTVDRKAHIGDRQPLSIFAGQEIDRLSVTIRTVRRTCQDLKLAVAGTIILTPALQDALNSLYDARVPAAWVAVGWPSPNISLWIAELVRRYEQLHVWACNGRPPVYWLPGFFNPQGFLTSVRQEITRSHANEAVPWALDKVEARTEVRSSEYRPGQEAKADDLRTEKGEVVIYGLYLEGAMWDRVNKRLKDPLPGDLYRELPMLLISAYNKEAPQQALVQAVKPGAAKKTKQEYYRCPVYKYPSRSDNNWIFDVRLPVAEDDAYWRMRGVALLGTTD